In one Bacillus sp. Marseille-P3661 genomic region, the following are encoded:
- a CDS encoding PLP-dependent aspartate aminotransferase family protein has translation MTKEFNTYDLETVLLHGGQSPDPTTGSRAVPIYQTTSYVFHNTDHAQGLFSLDEAGNIYSRIGNPTVDVFEKRVALLEDGVAAVATSSGMAAIALAIMNIAHAGDEIVAATNLYGGTYNLFAITLPKYGIKVNFVDPTDPENFRKAITDKTKAVYGEIIGNPSLHVLDVEAVADIAHEAGVPLIVDSTFATPYLCKPIQWGADIVVHSATKWMGGHGTSIGGVVVDGGRFNWNSDKFPGFTQPDPSYNGIVYANEFGTLAYITKLRVQLLRDFGSCLSPHNAFQLLQGLETLHLRMEKHVSNALEVANFLKNHPAVEWVSYPGLEEHPAHELAKKYLPDGAGSIVNFGIKGGRDTGKQVIDNIALWSHVANVGDAKSLIIHPASTTHQQLSAEDMKKTGVTEELIRLSVGIESVRDLVNDLDRAFFEATGISTKGNVKGEVAVNDEGVIRWALQSPFLQEEIDGKLVQRPKNLAVVGLSGNPARPSYRLARKMQRLGYKIIPVNPRETEVLGEQAYPDLKSIPGPIDVVQVFRSPEAAIEVAKEAAEVNARVFWLQEGVISPKAVEVAKEAGLEVVHNRCTYKETQRLRGTIVTFACEL, from the coding sequence ATGACAAAAGAATTTAATACGTATGACTTAGAGACTGTATTACTGCATGGTGGACAGTCACCAGATCCAACTACTGGTTCACGTGCGGTACCAATCTATCAAACTACTTCATATGTGTTCCATAATACAGACCATGCACAAGGACTATTTTCACTTGATGAAGCTGGTAACATCTATTCAAGAATTGGAAATCCGACTGTTGATGTATTTGAAAAAAGGGTTGCACTTCTTGAAGACGGTGTAGCTGCTGTTGCTACTTCATCTGGGATGGCTGCCATTGCTTTAGCAATTATGAATATTGCTCATGCGGGTGACGAGATTGTTGCAGCAACTAATCTATATGGTGGTACCTATAATCTATTTGCTATTACACTACCTAAATACGGAATTAAGGTTAACTTTGTAGATCCAACTGACCCAGAAAATTTCCGAAAGGCTATTACAGATAAGACAAAAGCAGTTTATGGGGAAATTATTGGAAACCCTAGCTTACATGTTCTTGACGTTGAAGCAGTTGCTGATATTGCGCATGAAGCGGGAGTTCCATTGATTGTCGACAGCACATTTGCAACACCATACCTTTGTAAACCAATTCAATGGGGTGCAGACATTGTTGTTCACTCCGCAACGAAGTGGATGGGCGGTCACGGAACATCAATTGGTGGTGTTGTAGTTGATGGTGGACGATTTAATTGGAATAGCGATAAATTCCCTGGTTTTACTCAACCAGACCCAAGTTATAACGGAATTGTCTATGCAAACGAATTTGGTACATTAGCTTATATTACAAAATTAAGAGTTCAACTACTACGTGACTTTGGTTCATGTCTAAGTCCACATAATGCATTCCAATTATTACAAGGTCTTGAAACACTTCATCTTCGTATGGAAAAACATGTTAGTAATGCACTTGAAGTTGCGAACTTCCTGAAAAACCATCCAGCGGTTGAGTGGGTTTCATATCCAGGGCTTGAGGAGCATCCTGCTCATGAATTAGCGAAGAAATATTTACCGGACGGTGCTGGTTCAATTGTAAACTTTGGTATTAAAGGCGGCCGCGACACAGGTAAACAAGTTATTGATAATATCGCGTTATGGTCACATGTAGCGAATGTTGGTGATGCAAAGTCGTTAATCATCCACCCAGCCTCAACAACTCATCAACAATTATCTGCTGAAGATATGAAGAAAACGGGTGTAACAGAAGAGCTAATTCGTTTATCAGTTGGTATTGAGTCGGTAAGAGACTTAGTAAATGACTTAGATCGAGCATTCTTTGAAGCGACAGGCATTTCAACTAAAGGTAATGTGAAAGGTGAAGTTGCAGTCAATGATGAAGGTGTGATTCGTTGGGCATTACAATCACCATTTTTACAAGAAGAAATTGATGGAAAGCTTGTTCAACGCCCTAAGAATTTAGCAGTAGTAGGTTTAAGTGGCAATCCGGCTCGTCCAAGTTATCGATTAGCAAGAAAAATGCAACGCTTGGGCTATAAAATCATTCCTGTAAATCCGAGAGAAACTGAAGTTCTTGGTGAACAAGCATACCCAGATTTAAAATCAATACCGGGTCCAATTGATGTTGTTCAAGTATTCCGTAGTCCTGAAGCTGCAATTGAAGTTGCGAAGGAAGCGGCAGAAGTAAATGCTCGAGTATTTTGGTTACAAGAAGGTGTTATCTCACCTAAGGCCGTTGAAGTTGCAAAAGAAGCTGGTTTAGAAGTAGTACACAATCGTTGTACGTATAAAGAAACACAACGTTTACGCGGTACGATCGTAACGTTTGCTTGCGAACTATAA
- a CDS encoding carboxymuconolactone decarboxylase family protein: MSNDILYKGSYFSRIGELGDLSADAFKAFLNFDQKALAPGKLSGKLKELIAVAVAHVTGCPYCIEVHVKNVKKQEATKEEVAEAIFVATALKAGAALAHSVNALNTYDGQGDNELYKSSYFNRLGELSKLNPSAFQAFVKFDQEALKPGLLNKKEKELIAVAVAHVTGCPYCIELHTKGVKDAGADKEEVAEAIFVATALKAGSAIAHSVNALNAFDK; the protein is encoded by the coding sequence GTGAGTAACGATATTTTGTATAAAGGATCTTATTTCTCAAGAATAGGTGAGCTGGGAGATTTAAGTGCAGACGCATTTAAAGCGTTCTTGAATTTTGACCAAAAAGCATTAGCTCCAGGTAAATTATCTGGTAAACTAAAAGAATTAATAGCCGTTGCCGTTGCCCATGTAACAGGCTGCCCGTATTGCATCGAGGTTCATGTTAAAAATGTTAAAAAGCAAGAAGCTACAAAGGAAGAAGTTGCGGAGGCTATCTTTGTAGCAACAGCATTAAAAGCAGGTGCTGCATTAGCACATAGTGTCAACGCACTAAATACATATGATGGTCAAGGAGATAACGAATTATATAAATCTTCTTATTTTAACCGTTTAGGTGAATTATCAAAGCTTAATCCAAGTGCTTTCCAAGCTTTTGTAAAATTTGATCAAGAGGCATTAAAACCAGGATTATTAAATAAAAAGGAAAAAGAACTAATAGCCGTTGCTGTTGCCCATGTAACTGGTTGTCCGTATTGCATTGAGCTTCATACAAAGGGTGTTAAAGATGCCGGAGCTGACAAAGAAGAAGTGGCAGAAGCAATTTTTGTAGCGACAGCATTGAAGGCAGGATCAGCAATAGCGCATAGTGTTAATGCTTTAAATGCATTTGATAAATAA
- a CDS encoding M20 peptidase aminoacylase family protein, with protein sequence MKETLMHLKPQIMEIFEHLHTHPEVSLKEFETTKYVTSILMKNNIDVKTFDDFPGVVGEIGEGPFCVGVRADIDALWQQVNGVFCANHSCGHDAHMTIALGTMLLLKELKFSPTGRIKYLFQPAEEKSVGALTFIEKNLIDDIDFLYGVHLRPAEEVIDGQASPAILHGAGQFMYGEIIGEDSHAARPHLGQNAIEIGAALVQELNNIHLNPMVPHSVKMTQFSAGGESQNIIPGYAQFKIDLRAQTNEIMYELRNRVDHIVESLSNLYNVEIKLVTKGEFFAPIVDPEAMKIMQQSICEVLGEENLVPPIITPGGEDFHFYTLKRPQLKATMLGLGCDLKPGLHHPNMTFNVEAILSGIEILAKAVIYTFAHQNNLKINNK encoded by the coding sequence AAGAATTTGAAACAACAAAATATGTGACTTCAATATTAATGAAAAATAATATAGATGTTAAAACATTCGATGATTTCCCTGGGGTAGTCGGTGAAATTGGAGAAGGCCCTTTCTGTGTAGGAGTTAGAGCGGATATTGATGCGCTATGGCAACAAGTTAATGGGGTTTTTTGTGCAAACCATTCATGTGGCCATGATGCACATATGACCATTGCTTTAGGAACGATGCTCCTGCTTAAGGAATTAAAATTTAGTCCAACTGGTAGAATCAAATATCTTTTTCAACCCGCCGAGGAAAAGTCAGTCGGTGCGCTAACATTCATTGAAAAAAATTTAATTGATGATATCGATTTCTTATATGGTGTCCACCTTAGACCGGCAGAAGAGGTAATTGATGGTCAAGCATCTCCTGCAATTTTACATGGTGCAGGCCAATTTATGTATGGTGAAATAATTGGAGAGGATTCACATGCTGCACGACCGCATTTAGGTCAAAATGCAATTGAAATTGGTGCAGCGTTAGTACAAGAGCTAAATAATATTCACTTAAACCCTATGGTCCCACATTCGGTAAAAATGACGCAGTTTTCCGCAGGAGGAGAAAGTCAAAATATTATTCCAGGGTATGCTCAATTTAAAATTGATTTAAGAGCTCAAACAAACGAGATCATGTATGAGCTAAGAAATCGAGTGGATCATATCGTTGAATCGCTCAGCAATCTTTATAATGTAGAGATAAAGCTAGTTACAAAAGGAGAATTTTTTGCTCCAATCGTTGATCCAGAGGCGATGAAGATTATGCAACAGTCAATTTGTGAGGTTTTAGGTGAAGAAAACCTAGTGCCACCTATTATTACTCCAGGTGGAGAGGACTTTCATTTTTATACATTGAAACGTCCACAACTCAAAGCAACCATGCTTGGACTTGGTTGTGATCTGAAACCAGGTCTGCATCATCCAAACATGACATTTAATGTTGAGGCAATACTATCTGGAATTGAAATATTAGCCAAAGCTGTTATCTATACATTTGCTCACCAGAATAATCTTAAAATTAATAACAAATAA